One part of the Streptomyces lydicus genome encodes these proteins:
- a CDS encoding VOC family protein, with protein MDWKLELVPVPVSDVERAKRFYSEQMGFVVDHDMCVGDEARIVQLTPPGSGCSIVIGAGAGVTAVPPGSVQGLQLVVSDIAAARAELVARGVPAGPVQHVEDGAMAEGPGGAWNSFVYFSDPDGNGWALQECPAEE; from the coding sequence ATGGACTGGAAGCTTGAGCTGGTGCCCGTACCGGTGTCGGACGTGGAGCGGGCGAAGCGCTTCTACAGCGAGCAGATGGGCTTCGTCGTCGATCACGACATGTGCGTCGGGGACGAGGCGCGCATCGTCCAGCTGACGCCGCCGGGCTCGGGCTGCTCGATCGTGATCGGAGCGGGAGCCGGGGTCACGGCGGTGCCACCCGGGTCGGTGCAGGGGTTGCAGCTGGTGGTGTCCGACATCGCCGCGGCCCGCGCGGAATTGGTGGCGCGGGGTGTGCCGGCCGGCCCCGTGCAGCACGTCGAGGACGGGGCGATGGCGGAGGGGCCCGGCGGGGCCTGGAACTCGTTCGTCTACTTCAGCGACCCGGACGGAAACGGCTGGGCCCTGCAGGAGTGCCCGGCGGAGGAGTAA
- a CDS encoding TetR/AcrR family transcriptional regulator → MIVAAALPLVAEYGAAVTTSQIARAAGIGEATIFRAFKDKDEVLDACVAEAVGTDHVLRELATVSLDEPLDVRLTEAAEALRAHMERMGTVVGALHASGHLRPGRGGPAGQGGPDGPDGRGGRDGGGGRDEGRDGQHGAGPPPDARARSFVALRDAVVELIEPDRDACRLSPEKVATAFLGLLFTRLHTAAPGAEAPLSPEELIAVLLHGSLKPPGSDR, encoded by the coding sequence ATGATCGTGGCCGCCGCGCTGCCGCTCGTGGCGGAGTACGGGGCGGCCGTCACCACCAGCCAGATCGCCCGCGCCGCCGGCATCGGGGAGGCGACGATCTTCCGCGCCTTCAAGGACAAGGACGAGGTGCTCGACGCCTGCGTCGCCGAGGCGGTCGGCACGGACCACGTCCTGCGCGAACTCGCCACGGTCTCCCTCGACGAGCCGCTCGACGTCCGCCTCACCGAGGCCGCCGAGGCCCTGCGCGCCCATATGGAGCGGATGGGTACCGTCGTCGGCGCCCTGCACGCCTCGGGCCACCTCCGCCCCGGCCGGGGCGGCCCGGCCGGTCAGGGCGGCCCGGACGGCCCGGACGGCAGGGGTGGCCGAGATGGCGGGGGTGGTCGGGACGAGGGGCGGGACGGTCAGCACGGTGCCGGGCCGCCGCCCGACGCCCGGGCGCGGTCCTTCGTCGCGCTGCGCGACGCGGTCGTCGAGCTGATCGAACCGGACCGCGACGCCTGCCGCCTCAGCCCCGAGAAGGTCGCCACCGCCTTCCTCGGACTGCTCTTCACCCGGCTCCACACCGCGGCACCGGGCGCCGAGGCCCCGCTCTCCCCCGAAGAACTCATCGCCGTACTTCTGCACGGCAGCCTCAAGCCCCCCGGGAGTGACCGATGA
- a CDS encoding VOC family protein, with translation MTVTLNHTIVPAADHRAAAHFFASLMGLPELPPAGRLGHFAPVRVNESLTLDFMTVPDAQGHHLAFDVDPQTFDGILARIESAGVAYGNDPATPDNGRIDHPLCARGLFFRDASGNLYEVMSPA, from the coding sequence ATGACCGTGACCCTCAACCACACCATCGTTCCGGCCGCCGACCACCGCGCGGCCGCCCACTTCTTCGCCTCGCTCATGGGACTGCCGGAGCTTCCGCCGGCCGGCCGCCTGGGCCATTTCGCGCCGGTCCGCGTGAACGAGTCCCTCACCCTCGACTTCATGACCGTGCCCGACGCCCAGGGCCACCACCTCGCCTTCGACGTCGACCCCCAGACCTTCGACGGCATCCTCGCCCGCATCGAGTCGGCCGGCGTCGCCTACGGCAACGACCCCGCCACCCCCGACAACGGCCGTATCGACCACCCCCTGTGTGCCCGCGGGCTGTTCTTCCGCGATGCTTCCGGCAACCTCTACGAGGTCATGTCCCCCGCGTAG
- a CDS encoding aldo/keto reductase, producing MTTTNIPTRKLGELVVSAQGLGCMGMSHGYGESDDEQSIATLNRALDLGVSLLDTSDFYGAGHNEELIGRAIAGRRDEVVLATKFGFANELGQPTLIRGDAAYVRQACDASLRRLGVDHIDLYYQHRVDPQVPIEETVGAMAELVEAGKVRYLGLSEAGAATLRRAHAVHPIAALQSEWSLWTRDLEQEIVPVCRELGIGLVPFSPLGRGFLTGRYTSVEGLPESDVRRTQPRFADGNLEQNLAIVEKLDELAADKGVSAGQLALAWVQHRGDDVVPIPGTRRQKYLEENLGALAVELSADELAAIDAAAPAARVAGTRYDEVSMTFVNG from the coding sequence ATGACCACGACCAACATTCCTACCCGCAAGCTCGGCGAGCTGGTGGTTTCCGCCCAGGGCCTCGGTTGCATGGGGATGAGTCACGGTTACGGGGAATCGGACGACGAGCAGTCGATCGCGACCCTCAACCGCGCGCTCGACCTCGGCGTCAGCCTGCTGGACACCTCCGACTTCTACGGCGCCGGCCACAACGAGGAGCTGATCGGCCGGGCCATCGCGGGCCGGCGGGACGAGGTGGTGCTGGCCACGAAGTTCGGGTTCGCCAACGAGCTCGGTCAGCCGACCTTGATCCGTGGTGACGCCGCCTATGTACGGCAGGCGTGCGACGCCTCGCTGCGCCGGCTCGGGGTCGACCACATCGACCTCTACTACCAGCACCGCGTCGACCCGCAGGTGCCGATCGAGGAGACCGTCGGCGCGATGGCCGAACTGGTCGAGGCAGGCAAGGTGCGGTACCTCGGACTGTCCGAGGCGGGCGCGGCGACGCTGCGGCGGGCGCATGCCGTGCACCCCATCGCCGCGCTGCAGAGCGAATGGTCGCTGTGGACCCGCGACCTGGAGCAGGAGATCGTGCCGGTGTGCCGCGAACTCGGCATCGGGCTGGTGCCGTTCTCGCCCCTCGGGCGCGGCTTCCTGACCGGCCGGTACACCTCGGTGGAGGGGCTGCCGGAGTCCGACGTACGCCGCACCCAGCCCCGCTTCGCCGACGGCAATCTGGAGCAGAACCTCGCCATCGTCGAGAAGCTGGACGAACTCGCCGCCGACAAGGGCGTCAGCGCCGGACAGCTCGCCCTGGCCTGGGTGCAGCACCGCGGCGACGACGTGGTGCCGATCCCCGGTACCCGCCGGCAGAAGTACCTGGAGGAGAACCTCGGCGCCCTCGCGGTCGAACTGTCCGCCGACGAGCTGGCCGCGATAGACGCCGCGGCCCCCGCCGCCCGGGTCGCCGGCACACGCTACGACGAGGTGAGCATGACCTTCGTCAACGGCTGA
- a CDS encoding winged helix-turn-helix domain-containing protein has protein sequence MTAPIQGSHPRHGLDEVIHAPVRFSIVATLAAADKAEFAFVRDTVEVSDSVLSKQVATLEKAGYVAVTKGYVGKRPRTWLALTAGGRAAFADHCRALRAIAGDTTD, from the coding sequence GTGACCGCACCGATACAGGGGAGCCATCCGCGTCACGGGCTGGACGAGGTGATCCACGCGCCGGTGCGCTTCTCCATCGTGGCGACGCTGGCCGCCGCCGACAAGGCGGAGTTCGCCTTCGTCCGCGACACCGTCGAGGTGAGCGACTCGGTGCTGTCGAAACAGGTCGCCACCCTGGAGAAGGCCGGCTACGTCGCCGTCACCAAGGGCTATGTCGGCAAGCGCCCCCGCACCTGGCTGGCGCTGACCGCCGGCGGCCGGGCCGCCTTCGCCGACCACTGCCGGGCGCTGCGGGCGATAGCGGGCGACACGACCGACTGA
- a CDS encoding putative protein N(5)-glutamine methyltransferase, whose product MSPPHLPSHVSPAPHRPAVASPAPASSSAPPASPPAPAPSDPLPLSVLVDRLRAAGCVFAEDEAELLLATARTPDELAAMTERRIAGLPLEHVLGWAEFDGLRIAVDPGVFVPRRRTEFLVGQAVGLGRRADRRPPRPAVVVDLCCGSGAVGAALATALGRVELYAADIEPAAVRCARRNITPLGGTVHEGDLFDPLPTGLRGRVDILVANVPYVPTEEVGLLPPEAREYEPLVALDGGTDGLDVLRRVTAVAARWLAPGGHLLVETSERQAPLAVAEFTRRGLLPRVAASDELYATVIIGSRPEGTDHTTASPSP is encoded by the coding sequence ATGTCTCCCCCTCACCTGCCGTCCCACGTGTCACCCGCCCCCCACCGCCCCGCGGTCGCTTCCCCCGCCCCCGCTTCCTCCTCCGCGCCCCCTGCCTCTCCTCCCGCTCCCGCACCGTCAGATCCGCTTCCCCTCTCCGTCCTCGTGGACCGGCTGCGCGCGGCGGGCTGCGTCTTCGCCGAGGACGAGGCGGAGCTGCTGCTCGCCACCGCGCGTACGCCGGATGAACTCGCCGCCATGACGGAGCGGCGGATCGCCGGTCTGCCGCTGGAACACGTCCTCGGCTGGGCGGAGTTCGACGGGTTGCGGATCGCCGTGGATCCGGGGGTCTTCGTGCCGCGCCGCCGCACCGAATTCCTCGTGGGCCAGGCCGTCGGCCTCGGACGCCGGGCCGACCGCCGGCCCCCGCGGCCCGCGGTCGTCGTCGACCTGTGCTGCGGCTCCGGCGCGGTGGGCGCCGCGCTGGCCACCGCACTGGGACGGGTCGAGCTGTACGCGGCCGACATCGAGCCCGCCGCGGTGCGCTGCGCCCGCCGTAACATCACCCCCCTGGGAGGGACGGTCCACGAAGGCGACCTGTTCGACCCGCTGCCCACCGGGCTCCGCGGCCGTGTCGACATCCTGGTGGCCAACGTCCCCTACGTACCGACCGAAGAGGTCGGGCTGCTGCCCCCGGAGGCACGCGAGTACGAGCCACTGGTGGCGCTCGACGGCGGCACGGACGGCCTCGACGTACTGCGGCGGGTCACCGCGGTGGCGGCCCGGTGGCTGGCACCCGGTGGTCATCTGCTCGTCGAGACGAGCGAACGGCAAGCCCCCCTGGCCGTCGCGGAGTTCACCCGCCGCGGGCTGCTCCCCCGGGTGGCCGCCTCCGACGAGCTGTACGCGACGGTCATCATCGGCAGCCGGCCGGAGGGGACGGATCACACGACGGCGAGTCCCAGCCCGTAG
- a CDS encoding DUF3224 domain-containing protein: MPTRTTGHFTFANWEERTVSPGEASPTLACASVTNAYSGGITAPGTTCEYVIVYRTDKTGTFTGMQVLAGSLDGREGAFAVEERGGFDAEGTVHCAFEVVAGSGTGELAGLGGTGSYTARQGEPSVAYTFDYHLPTPPATGSTRSVTGSTPSVTD; the protein is encoded by the coding sequence ATGCCCACGCGCACCACCGGCCACTTCACCTTCGCCAACTGGGAGGAGCGCACCGTCAGTCCGGGTGAGGCGAGCCCCACCCTCGCCTGCGCCTCCGTCACCAACGCCTACTCCGGCGGCATCACGGCCCCCGGAACCACCTGCGAGTACGTCATCGTCTATCGCACGGACAAGACCGGCACGTTCACCGGTATGCAGGTACTCGCCGGCAGCCTCGACGGGCGCGAGGGCGCCTTCGCCGTCGAGGAACGCGGCGGCTTCGACGCCGAAGGCACCGTGCACTGCGCCTTCGAGGTCGTCGCGGGATCGGGCACCGGCGAGCTGGCCGGCCTCGGCGGCACCGGCAGCTACACCGCCAGGCAGGGCGAACCGTCCGTCGCCTACACCTTCGACTACCACCTCCCCACGCCACCGGCCACCGGATCAACCCGTTCGGTGACCGGCTCCACACCCTCCGTCACCGACTGA
- a CDS encoding helix-turn-helix transcriptional regulator has product MRADRLLSLLLLLQNRGRMTAPELAAELEVSVRTVYRDIEALGASGVPVRADRGPAGGYCLMDGYRTRLTGLTDAEAGSLFLSGMPGPAQDLGLGAVLASAQLKVQAALPAELADRARLVRDRFHLDAPAWFRDAEPVPYLAAVAGAVWEQRVLRVHYRRWGGEVHRELRPLGIVLKGGIWYVVALADGTVRTYRIARVLAVEATGEGFERPADFALAAYWAGSSQRLTAALHQDTARLRISPRAQRLLPMYFGAAGTRALQDAGPADPGGWVSVELPVEGPAVAVGDLLRLGVEAEVLGPPALREAVTAAVAELAQRYTAAP; this is encoded by the coding sequence ATGCGTGCCGACCGGCTCCTCTCCCTGCTTCTGCTGCTCCAGAATCGCGGCCGGATGACCGCCCCGGAGCTCGCCGCCGAGCTGGAGGTGTCCGTCCGTACCGTCTACCGGGACATCGAGGCGCTCGGCGCGTCGGGTGTCCCGGTCCGTGCCGACCGCGGACCGGCGGGCGGCTACTGCCTGATGGACGGGTACCGCACGCGGCTGACCGGCCTGACCGACGCCGAGGCCGGTTCGCTCTTCCTCTCCGGGATGCCGGGCCCGGCGCAGGACCTGGGCCTCGGCGCGGTGCTGGCGTCCGCTCAGCTGAAGGTGCAGGCGGCCCTGCCCGCCGAACTGGCCGACCGGGCACGGCTGGTGCGGGACCGGTTCCACCTGGACGCACCGGCCTGGTTCCGGGACGCCGAGCCGGTTCCGTATCTGGCGGCCGTCGCCGGGGCGGTGTGGGAGCAGCGCGTGCTGCGCGTCCACTACCGGCGGTGGGGCGGCGAGGTGCACCGGGAGCTGCGTCCGCTCGGCATCGTCCTGAAGGGCGGGATCTGGTACGTGGTGGCGCTCGCGGACGGGACCGTGCGGACGTACCGGATCGCGCGGGTGCTGGCTGTGGAGGCGACCGGGGAGGGCTTCGAGCGGCCGGCCGATTTCGCCCTCGCCGCCTACTGGGCGGGGTCCTCGCAGCGTCTGACGGCCGCGCTCCATCAGGACACCGCGCGGCTGCGGATCTCACCTCGCGCGCAGCGGCTGCTGCCCATGTACTTCGGCGCAGCGGGCACCCGCGCCCTCCAGGACGCCGGGCCGGCGGACCCCGGGGGCTGGGTGTCGGTGGAGCTGCCGGTGGAGGGGCCCGCCGTCGCGGTCGGTGATCTGCTCCGGCTGGGCGTCGAGGCGGAGGTGCTCGGACCGCCCGCGTTGCGCGAGGCCGTGACCGCGGCGGTGGCCGAACTGGCGCAGCGCTACACGGCCGCGCCCTGA
- the cydC gene encoding thiol reductant ABC exporter subunit CydC, with amino-acid sequence MTGQGPPTVRLLRHLLRYWRRLLPAALAAAGSELSAAALTATAAWLITRAAEQPPLASVSVAIVAVRALALARGALRYGDRLLGHDGVLRAVAGFRTRVYEALVPLAPAGTPAFRGGDLLTRLVDDVDAVQDLLLRVLIPVAAGCAVAAAGTATAMVLLPTAAALLGPLLAVAGLVVPALVLRLSHRAGRAEKTARAELAAALLDVTQGAADLVAYGAQGRAHERARRASARIAALERRQALTTSLASAVVLLLQGAATAGVTWLALRAHAAGALPAVHLTVLAVLALVSFEALAPLPAAARHLAEVRASAGRLADLFDTPPPVIDPPAPVPLPTGEPLGVEITDLRVRHRPGGPPALDGVSLRLPPGHRVVLRGASGSGKSTLLAALLRFVPYEAGSIRVGGRELRDCAAADVRRVITGMTQDAHVFHTTIRANLGLARPGATDADLREVARRARLLDWIESLPDGWDTLLGGDGATMSGGQRGRLLLARALLADPPVLVLDEPTEGLDPETAAAVLADILDATRGRTTLLVTHERSGLAAADEVVTLDRGRIRPATQLAP; translated from the coding sequence ATGACCGGTCAGGGACCGCCCACCGTTCGGCTCCTGCGCCACCTCCTCCGGTACTGGCGCAGGCTGCTGCCCGCCGCGCTCGCCGCTGCGGGGAGCGAGCTGTCCGCCGCCGCGCTGACGGCCACCGCCGCCTGGCTGATCACCCGCGCCGCCGAACAGCCGCCGCTCGCTTCGGTGAGCGTCGCGATCGTCGCCGTACGCGCGCTGGCCCTCGCGCGCGGCGCGCTCCGCTACGGCGACCGGCTCCTCGGCCACGACGGCGTGCTGCGGGCCGTCGCGGGCTTCCGCACCCGGGTCTACGAGGCGCTGGTGCCGCTCGCTCCCGCGGGCACCCCCGCGTTCCGCGGCGGCGACCTGCTGACCCGCCTCGTCGACGACGTGGACGCCGTACAGGACCTGCTGCTGCGCGTCCTGATCCCGGTCGCGGCCGGCTGCGCGGTCGCCGCGGCCGGCACCGCGACGGCCATGGTGCTGCTGCCGACGGCGGCTGCCCTGCTGGGGCCGCTGCTGGCCGTGGCCGGGCTCGTCGTGCCCGCCCTGGTGCTCCGGCTCTCGCACCGTGCGGGCCGCGCGGAGAAGACGGCCCGCGCCGAACTCGCCGCCGCCCTCCTGGACGTGACCCAGGGGGCGGCGGACCTCGTCGCGTACGGAGCCCAGGGGCGCGCCCACGAGCGGGCCCGCCGCGCCTCCGCCCGGATCGCCGCGCTGGAACGCCGGCAGGCCCTGACCACGTCCCTGGCCTCGGCCGTCGTGCTGCTGCTCCAGGGCGCGGCGACGGCCGGTGTCACCTGGCTCGCGCTGCGCGCGCACGCCGCCGGTGCGCTGCCCGCCGTGCACCTCACCGTCCTCGCGGTCCTCGCGCTGGTCTCCTTCGAGGCCCTCGCGCCGCTGCCCGCGGCCGCCCGCCACCTCGCCGAAGTGCGGGCCTCCGCAGGCCGGTTGGCCGACCTCTTCGACACGCCGCCCCCGGTCATCGACCCGCCCGCCCCGGTCCCGCTCCCCACCGGCGAGCCGCTCGGCGTGGAGATCACCGACCTGCGGGTGCGCCACCGCCCCGGTGGCCCCCCGGCCCTGGACGGGGTGAGCCTGCGGCTGCCGCCCGGCCACCGGGTCGTGCTGCGCGGCGCCAGCGGGTCCGGCAAGTCGACACTGCTCGCGGCGCTGCTGCGGTTCGTTCCGTACGAGGCCGGCAGCATCCGCGTCGGCGGGCGCGAACTGCGCGACTGCGCGGCCGCCGACGTCCGCCGGGTGATCACCGGCATGACCCAGGACGCCCACGTCTTCCACACCACGATCCGCGCCAACCTGGGGCTGGCCCGCCCCGGGGCCACGGACGCCGACCTGCGCGAAGTCGCCCGCAGGGCCCGGCTCCTGGACTGGATCGAGTCGCTGCCCGACGGTTGGGACACCCTCCTCGGCGGGGACGGCGCCACGATGTCGGGCGGCCAGCGCGGGCGGCTGCTCCTGGCCCGCGCGCTGCTCGCCGATCCGCCGGTGCTCGTCCTGGACGAACCCACCGAGGGGCTCGACCCGGAAACCGCCGCCGCGGTGCTCGCCGACATCCTCGACGCCACCCGCGGCCGCACCACGCTGCTGGTCACCCATGAGCGGTCGGGGCTGGCCGCCGCCGACGAGGTCGTGACGCTCGACCGCGGCCGCATCCGCCCCGCCACGCAGCTCGCCCCGTGA
- the cydD gene encoding thiol reductant ABC exporter subunit CydD, with translation MKPVERRLIRELPLLRRHMAYSAALTLLGAGLVVAQASLLATVLADGFAGPAFRAAPLVALAAVMALRALPAWARGVLAQRAAADAKRTLRDRITGRLGLAGPLRLAAGRHGETATLLTRGLDALDPYVVGYLPTMTATAVVPLTVVGWLVWTDWTSALIIVVTLPLIPVFGALVGLHTARRTARQWRLLARLGGHFLDVVAGLPTLRAFGRERHQTRVVREMADAHRRATLRTLRVAFLSSFVLETAATLSVALVAVPVGLRLLGGGTDLRTALVVLFLAPEAYLPLRAAGAAFHDSAEGIAVAERVFALLDDPEGLKGGQGPGREGLKDGQGPGPEGTPRARAAGRAPALLARTARLRLDGVTVHYPGRTAPALRGVSLSVRPGEHLAVVGPSGAGKSTLLALLLGFVTPASGRVTADGTDLARLDPDAWRAQVAWVPQRPHLFAASVADNIRLGRPDASDAEVRQAARAAAADHFIEELPGAYATVLGERGAGLSAGQRQRIALARAFLKDAPVLLLDEPTAHLDPGSEAAVTRATVDLMRGRTSVVVAHRTSLLPHADRIITLRAGGPAVSRPAVTEGLVAS, from the coding sequence ATGAAACCGGTCGAACGCCGCCTGATCCGCGAACTGCCCTTGCTGCGCCGCCACATGGCGTACTCCGCCGCACTGACGCTGCTGGGCGCGGGGCTCGTCGTCGCCCAGGCGAGCCTGCTGGCGACGGTCCTCGCGGACGGCTTCGCCGGGCCCGCGTTCCGGGCCGCGCCGCTGGTGGCCCTGGCCGCCGTCATGGCGCTGCGCGCGCTGCCGGCCTGGGCCCGCGGGGTGCTCGCGCAGCGCGCCGCGGCCGACGCCAAACGCACGCTGCGGGACCGGATCACCGGCCGGCTGGGGCTCGCCGGCCCCCTGCGGCTGGCGGCCGGCCGCCACGGCGAGACGGCGACGCTGCTCACCCGCGGCCTCGACGCCCTGGACCCGTACGTCGTCGGCTACCTGCCCACGATGACGGCCACCGCGGTGGTGCCCCTCACGGTTGTCGGCTGGCTGGTGTGGACCGACTGGACGTCGGCCCTGATCATCGTCGTGACGCTGCCGCTGATCCCCGTATTCGGGGCGTTGGTCGGCCTGCACACCGCCCGGCGCACCGCCCGGCAGTGGCGGTTGCTGGCGCGGCTGGGTGGTCACTTCCTGGACGTGGTGGCCGGACTGCCGACGCTGCGCGCGTTCGGCCGCGAGCGGCACCAGACCCGAGTGGTGCGCGAGATGGCCGACGCCCACCGGAGGGCCACCCTGCGCACGCTGCGGGTGGCGTTCCTCTCCTCCTTCGTCCTGGAGACGGCCGCCACCCTCTCGGTGGCGCTGGTCGCCGTCCCGGTCGGGCTGCGGCTGCTCGGCGGCGGGACGGACCTGCGTACGGCGCTGGTCGTCCTGTTCCTCGCGCCCGAGGCGTATCTGCCGCTGCGCGCGGCGGGCGCGGCCTTCCACGACAGCGCCGAGGGCATCGCGGTGGCCGAACGAGTCTTCGCGCTCCTCGACGACCCCGAGGGACTCAAGGGCGGTCAGGGGCCCGGCCGCGAGGGGCTCAAGGACGGTCAGGGGCCCGGGCCCGAGGGCACGCCCCGGGCGCGCGCCGCCGGCCGCGCCCCCGCGCTCCTCGCCCGCACGGCGCGGCTGCGCCTCGACGGGGTCACGGTCCACTACCCGGGACGCACCGCGCCCGCTCTGCGGGGCGTCTCCCTGTCCGTCCGGCCCGGCGAGCACCTGGCCGTGGTCGGCCCGAGCGGTGCGGGCAAGTCCACCCTCCTGGCGCTGCTCCTCGGCTTCGTGACCCCGGCGTCGGGGCGTGTCACGGCCGACGGCACCGACCTCGCCCGCCTCGACCCCGACGCGTGGCGCGCCCAGGTGGCGTGGGTGCCGCAGCGCCCGCACCTGTTCGCCGCGTCCGTCGCGGACAACATCCGCCTCGGACGCCCCGACGCGAGCGACGCCGAGGTGCGGCAGGCGGCCCGCGCCGCCGCGGCCGACCACTTCATCGAGGAACTGCCGGGGGCGTACGCCACGGTGCTCGGCGAGCGCGGCGCCGGGCTGTCCGCCGGTCAGCGCCAACGGATCGCCCTGGCCCGGGCGTTCCTCAAGGACGCCCCCGTACTGCTCCTCGACGAACCGACTGCCCACCTCGACCCCGGGAGCGAGGCCGCCGTCACCCGCGCCACCGTCGACCTGATGCGCGGCCGCACCTCGGTCGTGGTCGCCCACCGTACGAGCCTGCTGCCCCACGCCGACCGGATCATCACCCTGCGCGCCGGCGGCCCGGCCGTCTCCCGGCCGGCGGTCACCGAAGGGCTGGTGGCCTCATGA
- a CDS encoding cytochrome d ubiquinol oxidase subunit II, which produces MGLETAWLALLGLLLAGYFVLGGYDYGAQMLHPFLGDTRAERGSGRETGRSPALEAIAPFFLGNEVWLVAFAGVLFGAFPHLEGSLLPGLYPLIVAILAGLVLGNAAVQLRGRARGARGRRCWDALIVFGGALPALCWGCVLGLLLHGVPRRPDGTFHIGPGDVLTPFVLACGVTTALLFAAHGAAFVALRSAPELAAVARRRGAGLLRAAAAMGALPLLLTLFGAGAAMTNRMTSAVLAVLLAAALAGAWWWLTRGHHVRAFTATCCATALPVLLVGAGHYPYVLISPAGTGLTLGEAVTDDATLKILSVFGVVVIPVILAYQTWSWWAFRGRTGRRHPRYF; this is translated from the coding sequence ATGGGCCTGGAGACGGCCTGGCTGGCCCTTCTCGGCCTGCTGCTCGCCGGGTACTTCGTGCTCGGCGGATACGACTACGGCGCACAGATGCTGCACCCCTTCCTCGGCGACACCCGGGCCGAACGGGGCTCCGGCCGGGAGACCGGCCGGAGCCCCGCCCTGGAGGCCATCGCCCCGTTCTTCCTCGGCAACGAGGTCTGGCTGGTCGCCTTCGCCGGCGTCCTGTTCGGGGCCTTCCCGCACCTGGAAGGCAGCCTCCTGCCCGGCCTGTACCCGCTGATCGTGGCGATCCTCGCCGGCCTGGTCCTCGGCAACGCCGCGGTCCAGTTGCGCGGCCGCGCCCGCGGCGCCCGCGGCCGCCGGTGCTGGGACGCCCTGATCGTGTTCGGCGGTGCGCTGCCCGCCCTGTGCTGGGGCTGCGTCCTGGGCCTGCTGCTGCACGGCGTGCCGCGGCGCCCCGACGGGACCTTCCACATCGGGCCCGGGGACGTTCTCACCCCGTTCGTGCTGGCCTGCGGCGTGACCACCGCACTGCTCTTCGCGGCGCACGGGGCGGCCTTCGTCGCGCTGCGCTCGGCCCCCGAACTCGCGGCCGTGGCGCGGCGACGGGGCGCCGGTCTGCTGCGTGCGGCCGCCGCCATGGGCGCCCTCCCGCTGCTGCTGACGCTCTTCGGGGCGGGGGCCGCGATGACGAACCGCATGACCTCGGCGGTCCTCGCCGTCCTGCTCGCGGCGGCGCTCGCCGGTGCCTGGTGGTGGCTGACCCGCGGGCACCACGTCCGGGCGTTCACGGCCACCTGCTGCGCGACCGCGCTGCCCGTCCTGCTCGTGGGGGCCGGCCACTACCCGTACGTCCTGATCAGCCCGGCGGGCACCGGGCTGACGCTTGGGGAGGCGGTGACCGACGACGCCACACTGAAGATCCTCTCCGTGTTCGGGGTCGTCGTGATCCCGGTGATCCTGGCGTATCAGACGTGGAGCTGGTGGGCCTTCCGGGGGCGGACGGGCCGCCGTCACCCCCGTTACTTCTGA